The following coding sequences are from one Parabacteroides pacaensis window:
- a CDS encoding isoprenylcysteine carboxyl methyltransferase family protein, with amino-acid sequence MVFTVFILFVILLRLGELLLARRNERWLLQHGAVEYGKKHYRYIVLLHVGFFISLITEYVFTSTGYYSIPLLVLYFVLLGFKAWTIFSLGRFWNTKIFRIPGYPLVKKGAYKFIKHPNYIIVIAEIALIPLIFHLYITAIVFSGLNALMLHVRIKEENKVLAISVTPQHP; translated from the coding sequence ATGGTATTTACAGTTTTTATCCTTTTTGTTATTCTGCTTCGTCTGGGTGAGTTATTGCTGGCGCGTAGAAATGAACGGTGGCTGTTGCAGCATGGGGCGGTGGAGTACGGGAAGAAGCATTACCGCTATATTGTTTTGTTGCATGTAGGCTTTTTTATCTCGCTTATTACGGAGTATGTTTTTACATCAACGGGGTATTATAGTATTCCGCTGTTGGTACTTTATTTTGTGCTTTTGGGTTTTAAAGCATGGACTATCTTTTCGTTGGGTAGGTTCTGGAATACAAAGATTTTCCGTATTCCGGGTTATCCGTTGGTGAAGAAGGGAGCTTACAAGTTTATAAAGCATCCCAATTATATAATAGTGATAGCTGAAATAGCTCTTATTCCGCTTATTTTTCATTTGTATATTACGGCAATTGTATTCAGTGGATTGAATGCGCTGATGTTGCATGTCAGAATCAAGGAAGAAAACAAGGTTTTAGCTATTTCCGTCACTCCTCAGCATCCATGA
- a CDS encoding O-acetylhomoserine aminocarboxypropyltransferase/cysteine synthase family protein, whose amino-acid sequence MATKKLHFETLQLHVGQEQPDPATDARAVPIYQTTSYVFRNSAHAAARFGLQEPGNIYGRLTNSTQSVFEQRVAALEGGVAALAVASGAAAITYAFESIARAGDHIVAAKTIYGGSYNLLAHTLPAYGITTTFVDPGVLSNFENAIRENTKAIFIETLGNPHSNIIDIEVVAEIAHRHQIPLIVDNTFGTPYLIRPIEYGADIVVHSATKFIGGHGTSLGGVIIDSGKFNWEVSGKFPQLTEPDPSYHGARFTKAVGPAAYITRIRAVLLRDMGAAISPFNAFILLQGLETLSLRVERHVENALKVVEYLHRHSKVKKVNHPALSGHPDHALYQRYFPNGAGSIFTFEVKGGQKEAHRFIDSLEIFSLLANVADVKSLVIHPASTTHSQLNAEELAAQDIYPGTVRLSIGTEHIADLLADLEQALAKI is encoded by the coding sequence CATTTTGAAACATTACAACTGCACGTAGGACAAGAACAGCCAGACCCCGCAACTGATGCACGTGCAGTTCCTATTTACCAAACCACTTCGTATGTATTCCGCAATTCCGCCCATGCAGCTGCCCGCTTCGGGCTACAGGAACCGGGAAATATTTACGGGCGTCTGACTAATTCTACCCAAAGCGTATTTGAACAACGCGTGGCCGCGCTGGAGGGAGGGGTTGCCGCTTTGGCCGTTGCCTCGGGAGCTGCCGCGATTACGTATGCTTTTGAGAGCATTGCCCGCGCAGGCGACCATATTGTGGCTGCCAAAACTATTTACGGCGGAAGCTATAACCTGCTGGCGCACACTTTGCCCGCATACGGGATCACAACTACTTTTGTAGACCCCGGCGTTTTATCGAACTTCGAAAACGCTATCCGGGAGAATACGAAAGCTATATTTATTGAAACCCTAGGAAATCCCCATTCCAACATTATCGATATAGAGGTAGTAGCCGAAATTGCCCACCGCCATCAAATCCCTCTGATTGTAGATAATACATTCGGTACGCCCTATTTGATCCGTCCCATCGAATACGGGGCTGATATTGTGGTACATTCCGCAACCAAATTTATTGGCGGTCACGGTACATCGTTAGGAGGCGTTATTATAGATTCCGGCAAATTCAATTGGGAAGTATCCGGCAAATTTCCCCAACTTACCGAGCCTGACCCCAGTTATCATGGGGCACGTTTTACAAAAGCAGTAGGACCGGCCGCATATATTACCCGCATACGTGCTGTCTTACTGCGCGATATGGGTGCCGCAATCAGCCCGTTTAACGCATTTATCTTGTTGCAAGGACTGGAAACACTTTCTTTGCGGGTAGAACGCCACGTGGAAAATGCCTTGAAAGTGGTAGAATACCTGCACCGTCATTCCAAAGTAAAAAAAGTAAACCATCCGGCATTGTCCGGACATCCCGACCATGCTTTGTACCAACGCTATTTCCCCAACGGAGCCGGATCTATTTTTACCTTCGAGGTGAAAGGCGGCCAAAAAGAAGCCCACCGCTTCATAGATAGTCTGGAAATCTTTTCTTTACTCGCGAATGTGGCGGATGTAAAATCATTAGTTATCCATCCCGCCAGCACTACCCACTCCCAACTGAATGCAGAAGAACTGGCCGCACAGGATATTTATCCGGGTACGGTACGTCTCTCTATCGGCACGGAACATATAGCTGATTTATTGGCGGATTTGGAACAAGCACTCGCTAAAATCTGA